From the Sphingomonas phyllosphaerae 5.2 genome, one window contains:
- a CDS encoding M3 family metallopeptidase, with protein MTDTLLDPLVLPDFPALAPEAIAPALDAAIARHAEAVASVTRDRPTTFDQAWLPLERAEAAVDALWSAVSHLRGVADTPELRAAHAAGQEKLVQHFMAVAQDRDLYDVLTALEAAPAFADLPQADRVAVEHAVRDFRLAGVALDDDDRARFAAISVELSALSTEFGSAVLDATDAWTCHIADEARLAGISAPDKAMFAAAAHAKGLDGWLVTLQQPSVSAVLTFAEDRELRADVYRAYGTRASDQGPNAGTYDNGPRIARILALRREAAQLLGFTDPVALSLETKMAPNAGEVLAFLRDLGHRARPAAERDLAGLRAFAAAELAIADLQPWDAGFAANRLRQARYSVDEQEVRGYFPVERVTAGWQALLGQLFGLTLTRRDDVPLYHADAHYYDVADDGGEVFAGLYLDLHARPGKRGGAWMAQARPRLRDGNNVRVPVAYLVCNFAPRGDHQPSLLSHSDVVTLLHETGHCLHHLFTRVDRPSIAGTSGFEWDAVELPSQLMEDFAWDRAVLTAMSGHHETGAPLPPELFDRMVAARRFQSGMFIVRQLEFALFDLLLHLGTMGSDPMEVIGAVRNEVAVIRPPEWHRFPHAFSHVFAGGYASGYYSYLWAEVLAADGFGRFAENGLIDRATGTALRDEVLARGATRPAADSFRAFRGRDADPTAMLVRHGLLEEAR; from the coding sequence ATGACCGATACGCTGCTCGATCCGCTCGTCCTTCCCGACTTTCCGGCGCTCGCTCCCGAGGCGATCGCGCCCGCGCTCGACGCCGCGATCGCGCGCCATGCCGAGGCGGTGGCGAGCGTCACCCGCGACCGTCCGACCACCTTCGATCAGGCATGGCTCCCGCTCGAGCGCGCCGAGGCGGCGGTCGACGCATTGTGGTCGGCGGTGTCGCACCTGCGCGGCGTCGCCGACACGCCCGAGCTGCGCGCCGCGCACGCCGCCGGGCAGGAGAAGCTCGTGCAGCATTTCATGGCGGTCGCGCAGGATCGTGACCTCTACGATGTGCTGACCGCGCTGGAAGCCGCGCCCGCCTTCGCCGATCTGCCACAGGCCGACCGTGTCGCGGTCGAACATGCGGTGCGCGATTTCCGGCTCGCCGGCGTCGCGCTCGACGACGACGATCGCGCGCGCTTCGCGGCGATCTCGGTCGAGCTGTCGGCATTGTCGACCGAATTCGGCAGCGCGGTGCTCGACGCGACCGATGCCTGGACGTGCCACATAGCGGACGAGGCGCGGCTGGCCGGCATCTCCGCGCCCGACAAGGCGATGTTCGCCGCCGCGGCGCACGCCAAGGGGCTGGATGGCTGGCTGGTCACGCTCCAGCAGCCGAGCGTCAGCGCGGTGCTGACCTTTGCGGAGGACCGCGAGCTGCGCGCCGATGTCTATCGCGCTTATGGCACGCGCGCCTCGGATCAGGGGCCGAACGCCGGCACCTACGACAACGGCCCGCGGATCGCGCGCATTCTGGCGCTGCGGCGGGAGGCGGCGCAGCTGCTCGGTTTCACCGATCCGGTCGCGCTGTCGCTCGAAACGAAGATGGCGCCCAACGCCGGCGAGGTGCTCGCCTTCCTGCGCGATCTCGGCCACCGCGCGCGCCCCGCGGCCGAACGCGATCTGGCGGGATTGCGCGCCTTCGCCGCCGCCGAACTCGCGATCGCCGACCTGCAGCCGTGGGACGCCGGCTTCGCCGCCAACCGGCTGCGGCAGGCGCGCTATTCCGTCGATGAGCAGGAGGTGCGCGGCTATTTCCCGGTCGAGCGCGTCACGGCCGGCTGGCAGGCGCTGCTCGGGCAGTTGTTCGGGCTGACGCTCACGCGGCGGGACGACGTGCCGCTCTACCACGCGGATGCGCATTACTACGATGTCGCCGACGATGGCGGGGAGGTGTTCGCGGGGCTGTACCTCGATCTCCATGCCCGGCCCGGCAAGCGCGGCGGCGCGTGGATGGCGCAGGCGCGGCCGCGGCTGCGCGACGGCAACAACGTCCGCGTGCCGGTCGCCTATCTCGTCTGCAACTTCGCGCCGCGCGGCGACCACCAGCCGTCGCTGCTGAGCCACAGCGATGTCGTGACGTTGCTCCACGAAACCGGCCATTGCCTCCATCATCTGTTCACGCGCGTCGATCGCCCGTCGATCGCGGGGACCAGCGGGTTCGAGTGGGACGCGGTGGAGCTGCCCAGCCAGCTGATGGAGGATTTCGCCTGGGACCGCGCGGTGCTGACCGCGATGTCGGGGCATCATGAAACGGGCGCGCCGTTGCCGCCGGAACTGTTCGACCGCATGGTCGCGGCGCGACGTTTCCAGTCGGGGATGTTCATCGTCCGCCAGCTCGAATTCGCGCTGTTCGACCTGCTGCTCCATCTCGGCACGATGGGCAGCGATCCGATGGAGGTGATCGGCGCGGTGCGCAACGAGGTGGCGGTGATCCGCCCGCCCGAATGGCACCGCTTCCCGCACGCGTTCAGCCATGTCTTCGCGGGCGGTTACGCGTCGGGCTATTACAGCTATCTCTGGGCCGAGGTGCTGGCGGCGGACGGCTTCGGGCGCTTTGCCGAAAACGGGCTGATCGATCGCGCCACCGGCACCGCGCTGCGCGATGAGGTGCTGGCGCGCGGCGCGACCCGCCCGGCGGCGGACAGCTTCCGCGCGTTCCGCGGCCGCGATGCGGATCCCACCGCGATGCTGGTGCGCCACGGCCTGTTGGAGGAGGCGCGGTGA
- a CDS encoding asparaginase domain-containing protein produces MSILILTTGGTIDKLYFDALSEYQIGDSVVDRLLKTARVAMPFRVHELLRKDSLELTDADRNAILRAVCDTDEHRIVITHGTDTMTETANVLAGKTGKTIVLVGALAPARFADSDASFNLGMAFATAQVAGPGVWIAMNGTIFDGTKVRKDRTINSFVPA; encoded by the coding sequence GTGAGCATCCTGATCCTCACCACCGGTGGCACGATCGACAAGCTCTATTTCGATGCGCTCAGCGAATATCAGATCGGTGACAGCGTGGTCGACCGGCTGCTGAAGACCGCGCGGGTCGCCATGCCGTTTCGGGTGCACGAACTGCTCCGAAAAGACAGTCTGGAGCTCACCGACGCGGACCGGAACGCGATTTTACGCGCCGTTTGCGACACCGACGAGCACCGGATCGTCATTACGCACGGCACCGACACGATGACGGAGACCGCTAACGTGCTGGCGGGCAAGACCGGCAAGACGATCGTGCTGGTCGGCGCGCTCGCCCCGGCACGCTTCGCCGACAGCGACGCCAGCTTCAATCTCGGCATGGCTTTCGCCACCGCGCAGGTGGCCGGGCCGGGGGTTTGGATCGCGATGAACGGCACGATCTTCGACGGCACGAAGGTGCGAAAGGATCGCACGATCAATAGCTTCGTGCCCGCATGA
- a CDS encoding PLP-dependent cysteine synthase family protein yields MTRTWLAEAVRRIEADYNRSADTHLIQVDLPHHDGIQLYLKDESSHPTGSLKHRLARSLFLYALCNEWIGPDTCVIEASSGSTAVSEAYFAKMLGLRFIAVVPALTAAPKLDAIRFHGGEIHAIDDPRTVYDVAHRLARETGGHYLDQFTYAERATDWRGNNNIAESIFAQMAEEEHPVPAWIVCGAGTGGTSATIGRFIRYRRHATRLCVADPVNSIFHRHYDDRAAVALPEGCASRIEGIGRPRVEPSFVPGVIDRMIAVEDGDSLGAMRALGGVLGRRVGGSTGTNLWACAQLIREMATAGERGSIVTLLCDGGDRYGCTYHDDTWLADSGLAWQRADAEMAALLA; encoded by the coding sequence ATGACCCGCACGTGGCTGGCCGAGGCGGTCCGCCGTATCGAGGCGGATTACAACCGCAGCGCCGACACGCACTTGATCCAGGTCGATCTGCCGCATCATGACGGCATCCAGCTATATCTGAAGGACGAAAGCAGCCACCCGACCGGCAGCCTGAAGCACCGCCTTGCACGCTCGCTGTTCCTGTACGCGCTGTGCAACGAGTGGATCGGGCCGGACACCTGCGTGATCGAGGCGTCGTCGGGGTCGACCGCGGTCAGCGAGGCATATTTCGCGAAGATGTTGGGGCTGCGTTTTATCGCGGTCGTTCCGGCCCTTACCGCCGCGCCGAAGCTGGACGCGATCCGGTTTCACGGCGGCGAGATCCACGCGATCGACGACCCGCGCACCGTCTACGACGTCGCGCACCGGCTCGCGCGCGAAACCGGCGGACATTACCTCGACCAGTTCACTTATGCCGAGCGTGCGACGGACTGGCGCGGTAACAACAACATCGCCGAAAGCATCTTCGCCCAGATGGCGGAGGAGGAGCATCCCGTGCCCGCGTGGATCGTATGCGGGGCGGGCACCGGCGGGACATCTGCGACGATCGGCCGCTTCATCCGCTATCGCCGTCACGCGACACGGCTCTGCGTCGCCGATCCGGTGAACTCGATCTTCCACCGTCATTATGACGACCGCGCGGCGGTGGCGCTGCCGGAAGGGTGCGCGTCGCGGATCGAGGGCATCGGCCGCCCACGCGTCGAGCCGAGCTTCGTGCCCGGCGTGATCGACCGGATGATCGCCGTCGAGGACGGAGACAGCCTGGGCGCGATGCGCGCGCTGGGCGGCGTGCTGGGGCGGCGCGTCGGAGGGTCGACCGGGACGAACCTGTGGGCGTGTGCGCAGTTGATCCGCGAGATGGCGACGGCGGGCGAGCGCGGCAGCATCGTGACGCTGCTGTGCGACGGCGGCGACCGCTACGGCTGCACCTATCACGACGATACCTGGCTGGCGGACAGCGGGTTGGCGTGGCAGCGCGCCGATGCCGAGATGGCCGCGTTGCTGGCATAG
- the ybgC gene encoding tol-pal system-associated acyl-CoA thioesterase has product MTAVDQPAQGRFEGNMHLFALRVYFEDTDLSGVVYHANYLRYMERARSDMLRAGGIDQRAHFEGGGGAYAITDLAIGYRAPARLDDALLIESRVVRIRAASVVIHQTVRRGEEMLAQATVTAALVGPDGRPRRQPAAWVDTFRRLASLGEDTP; this is encoded by the coding sequence ATGACGGCGGTGGATCAACCCGCGCAGGGACGTTTCGAGGGGAACATGCACCTCTTCGCGCTGCGCGTCTATTTCGAGGATACCGACCTGTCGGGCGTGGTCTATCACGCCAACTATCTGCGTTACATGGAGCGCGCCCGCTCGGACATGCTGCGTGCCGGCGGAATCGACCAGCGTGCGCATTTCGAAGGCGGCGGCGGCGCTTACGCGATCACCGACCTCGCAATCGGCTATCGCGCGCCGGCGCGGCTCGACGATGCACTGCTGATCGAGAGCCGCGTCGTGCGGATCCGTGCTGCCAGCGTCGTCATTCATCAGACAGTCAGGCGCGGCGAGGAAATGCTGGCGCAAGCGACCGTTACCGCGGCACTGGTCGGTCCGGACGGCCGTCCGCGTCGCCAGCCCGCGGCCTGGGTCGACACATTCCGCCGTCTCGCGTCATTGGGGGAAGACACGCCGTGA
- the tolQ gene encoding protein TolQ, which produces MNPILQTDAATLSPIALFLQADWVVKAVMLGLLLASIWTWAIIIGFWLKLGRTRQRTEAFERDFWKAEDIDAFYKSQTHTDLPSARVLNAGVTEWRRSTQGQKIDRDGTRDRLATVMGSAVAREIDQLSDRLNVLATVGSVAPFVGLFGTVWGIMRSFTAIASQQNTSLSVVAPGIAEALFATAIGLFAAIPAVIAYNRFSHAINRIEARLNRFADGFHATLSRQLDGER; this is translated from the coding sequence GTGAATCCGATTTTGCAGACCGACGCGGCCACGCTGTCGCCAATTGCCTTGTTCCTCCAGGCCGACTGGGTCGTCAAGGCGGTGATGCTGGGGCTGCTGCTCGCCAGCATCTGGACCTGGGCGATCATCATCGGTTTCTGGCTGAAGCTGGGCCGTACCCGCCAGCGCACCGAAGCGTTCGAGCGCGATTTCTGGAAAGCCGAGGACATCGACGCCTTCTACAAGTCGCAGACGCATACCGACCTGCCGTCAGCGCGGGTGCTGAACGCGGGTGTCACGGAGTGGCGGCGCTCGACGCAGGGCCAGAAGATCGACCGCGACGGCACGCGCGATCGGCTGGCGACAGTCATGGGCTCGGCGGTTGCGCGCGAGATCGACCAATTGTCGGATCGGCTGAACGTACTGGCGACGGTCGGATCGGTGGCGCCGTTCGTCGGATTGTTCGGCACCGTCTGGGGCATCATGCGCAGCTTCACCGCGATCGCGAGTCAGCAGAACACCAGCCTGTCGGTGGTCGCGCCCGGCATCGCCGAGGCGCTGTTCGCGACCGCGATCGGGCTGTTCGCGGCAATCCCCGCGGTGATCGCCTACAACCGCTTCAGCCACGCGATCAACCGCATCGAGGCGCGGCTGAACCGCTTTGCCGACGGCTTCCACGCCACGCTGTCGCGGCAGCTCGACGGCGAACGCTGA
- the tolR gene encoding protein TolR: MAMHLPSARGRGRRAPMAEINVTPLVDVMLVLLIIFMVTAPLMTQGVPVNLPDSRAKPLDQEQQPTEIALDEQGRIFIAKEEVSADALPARLTAIAESAKGDQPPQVFLRADRGLDYGRVMRVMGELNRAGLNRVALVTVGEE, encoded by the coding sequence ATGGCGATGCATCTGCCCTCCGCGCGCGGGCGCGGCCGGCGTGCGCCGATGGCGGAGATCAACGTCACGCCGCTGGTCGACGTGATGCTGGTGCTACTCATCATCTTCATGGTCACGGCGCCGTTGATGACGCAGGGCGTGCCCGTGAACCTGCCCGACAGCCGTGCCAAGCCGCTGGATCAGGAACAGCAGCCGACCGAGATCGCGCTTGATGAGCAGGGCCGCATCTTCATCGCCAAGGAAGAGGTGAGCGCCGACGCGCTGCCCGCCCGGCTGACGGCGATCGCCGAAAGCGCAAAGGGCGACCAGCCGCCGCAGGTGTTCCTGCGTGCCGATCGTGGGCTGGATTACGGCCGCGTGATGCGCGTGATGGGCGAGCTGAACCGCGCGGGCCTGAACCGCGTCGCGCTGGTGACGGTCGGCGAGGAATAA
- the tolB gene encoding Tol-Pal system beta propeller repeat protein TolB produces MRLRLLLLATLVSPVALAPAAPALAQQAIPATPPAAGAPLGAPAGQTPPPLEVDVTGGISAPMPIAIPPMPTQAVTQTAAGSTDQLGRQLAEIVSNDLRNSGLFTPLAPGRMRAIGFPEVTAPAFDYWGGSGAQALVQGYVRANGDGTLTVGCYLYDVSAQTQLTRQGFVVPPSDWRRAGHKCADMVYTRLTGEGAYFDSRVVYVSETGPKGNRIKRLAIMDQDGANSRFLTAGSSIVLTPRFAPNQQSIVYMSYVGKTPAIYVYDIGSGRQRLVVQNVATTFAPRFSPDGRYILFSMAQAGNTDLYRVSAAGGTPQRLTTSPGIDTGGSYSPDGSRIVFESDRSGGQQLYVMNADGSNQQRISFGGGRYATPVWSPRGDLIAFTKIQGAFRIGIMSPSGQGEKLLTNSWQDEGPSWSPNGRVLMFFRQGQGNAGKADLWSVDLTGVNERRVPTPLDGSDPAWGPLRP; encoded by the coding sequence ATGCGACTCCGGCTGCTCCTCCTCGCCACGCTCGTCTCCCCGGTTGCGCTTGCGCCGGCAGCGCCCGCATTGGCGCAACAGGCGATCCCGGCTACGCCACCCGCGGCAGGCGCGCCGCTCGGCGCACCAGCCGGGCAGACCCCGCCGCCGCTGGAGGTCGATGTCACCGGCGGTATCTCTGCGCCGATGCCCATCGCGATCCCGCCGATGCCGACGCAGGCGGTGACCCAGACGGCGGCCGGGTCAACCGATCAGCTCGGTCGGCAGCTGGCCGAGATCGTCAGCAACGACCTGCGCAATTCCGGGCTGTTCACCCCGCTTGCCCCTGGGCGAATGCGCGCGATCGGTTTCCCGGAAGTGACCGCACCGGCGTTCGACTATTGGGGCGGATCGGGCGCGCAGGCGCTGGTGCAGGGCTATGTTCGCGCCAATGGCGATGGCACGTTGACGGTCGGCTGCTACCTCTATGACGTGTCGGCGCAGACGCAACTGACGCGGCAAGGTTTTGTCGTGCCGCCGTCCGACTGGCGCCGCGCGGGCCATAAATGCGCCGACATGGTCTACACCCGCCTGACTGGCGAGGGCGCCTATTTCGACAGCCGCGTGGTCTACGTCAGCGAGACCGGGCCCAAGGGCAATCGCATCAAGCGGCTCGCGATCATGGATCAGGACGGGGCCAACAGCCGCTTCCTGACCGCCGGTTCCTCGATCGTGCTGACCCCGCGCTTTGCGCCGAACCAGCAGTCGATCGTCTACATGAGCTATGTCGGCAAGACGCCGGCGATCTACGTCTACGACATCGGGTCGGGGCGGCAGCGGCTGGTGGTGCAGAACGTCGCGACCACCTTCGCGCCGCGCTTCTCGCCGGATGGCCGCTACATCCTGTTCTCGATGGCGCAGGCCGGCAACACCGACCTGTACCGCGTGTCGGCGGCCGGCGGCACGCCGCAGCGCCTGACGACTTCGCCCGGGATCGACACGGGCGGCAGCTATTCGCCCGACGGGTCGCGGATCGTGTTCGAAAGCGATCGTTCCGGCGGGCAGCAGCTCTACGTGATGAATGCGGACGGCTCGAACCAGCAGCGGATCAGCTTCGGAGGCGGGCGCTACGCGACGCCGGTGTGGAGCCCGCGCGGCGACCTGATCGCCTTCACCAAGATTCAGGGCGCGTTCCGGATCGGTATCATGAGCCCGTCCGGGCAGGGTGAGAAGCTGCTTACCAACAGCTGGCAGGACGAGGGGCCATCGTGGAGCCCTAACGGCCGCGTGCTGATGTTCTTCCGTCAGGGGCAGGGCAATGCGGGCAAGGCCGACCTGTGGTCGGTCGACCTGACCGGCGTGAACGAGCGCCGCGTTCCCACCCCGCTCGACGGATCGGATCCCGCCTGGGGTCCGTTGCGCCCGTAA
- the pal gene encoding peptidoglycan-associated lipoprotein Pal, whose protein sequence is MARLTTTFLMATALVATAACSKKRPEVLPPAPGAAPATSTQTGPVDPNGGVTPGSAADFKRSTQGDTVLFGLDQYDIDSTARAILDSQSEWLQRYNNVTITIEGHADERGTREYNLALGDRRANAAKNYLAARGISPARITTISYGKERPAALGSDESSWAQNRRAVTVVVGG, encoded by the coding sequence ATGGCACGACTGACCACCACCTTTTTGATGGCGACCGCGCTGGTCGCCACCGCTGCCTGCTCGAAGAAGCGGCCCGAGGTATTGCCGCCCGCCCCCGGCGCCGCGCCCGCTACGTCGACGCAGACCGGTCCGGTCGATCCCAATGGCGGCGTCACGCCGGGCTCGGCGGCCGATTTCAAGCGCTCTACGCAGGGCGACACGGTGCTGTTCGGGCTCGACCAGTACGACATCGACTCCACCGCGCGCGCGATCCTCGACTCACAGTCGGAGTGGCTGCAGCGCTACAATAACGTGACGATCACGATCGAGGGCCATGCCGACGAGCGCGGCACCCGCGAGTACAACCTGGCGCTCGGCGACCGTCGCGCCAACGCTGCCAAGAACTATCTCGCCGCACGCGGCATCTCGCCGGCACGCATCACGACGATCAGCTACGGCAAGGAACGCCCGGCTGCACTCGGCTCGGATGAGTCGAGCTGGGCGCAGAACCGCCGCGCCGTAACGGTCGTCGTCGGGGGATGA
- a CDS encoding long-chain-fatty-acid--CoA ligase encodes MSDEHDWRQAYRHPIPWDTAFPPVTMPELFDASAARFADRRAIDFLGRHYSYAELADGVRRVATGLAALGYGKGDRVGLFLPNVPHYLAAYHGALRLGATVVNFSPLYSIDELCHQVEDSGTRVLFTISATALLPNALKVLEKSGLERLVVGSVAGALPPAKSFFYRLLKRAETARRPADPRVMAFSALIANDGALPPPTIDAERDVALIQYTGGTTGVPKGAMLTHANVAANARQVAQLDPHPEEGDRILGVLPLFHVFANTCVMNRTIVTGGEMVLLPRFEAGQALATITRTKPTSLPGVPTMYQALLDHPKLAQTEFASLRVCISGGAPLNAELKVKWEAATHSTLIEGYGLSESTGVLTTNPYEGGQKSGTIGQPLPATRIRLVDKEDPTRPAPVGEPGEIVALGPQVMAGYWNRPDADDTTFALDAEGRRWLRTGDVGTVDADGFIAIVDRLKDMISVGGFKVFPSQIEAILYHHPAVREALVIGLPDTYRGEVPRAYVTLNEGTEADGAALAAWLNPQLGKHERVDRVVVRAAIPKTMIGKLSRKDLIVEVKAEMENPPITPA; translated from the coding sequence ATGAGCGACGAGCATGACTGGCGCCAGGCCTACCGCCACCCGATTCCGTGGGACACCGCGTTCCCCCCAGTAACGATGCCCGAGCTGTTCGACGCATCCGCAGCGCGCTTCGCGGACCGGCGGGCGATCGACTTCCTCGGCCGACACTATAGCTACGCCGAGTTGGCGGATGGCGTACGGCGGGTCGCGACCGGGCTGGCCGCGCTCGGCTATGGCAAGGGTGATCGGGTCGGGTTGTTCCTGCCCAACGTGCCGCATTATCTCGCCGCCTATCACGGCGCGCTGCGGCTCGGGGCGACGGTGGTCAATTTCTCTCCGCTCTATTCGATCGACGAATTGTGCCATCAGGTCGAGGATTCGGGCACGCGCGTGCTGTTCACGATCTCCGCCACCGCACTGCTCCCTAACGCGCTGAAGGTGCTGGAGAAGAGCGGCCTGGAACGGTTGGTGGTCGGCTCCGTGGCGGGGGCATTGCCGCCTGCCAAGTCGTTCTTCTACCGCTTGCTCAAGCGAGCCGAGACTGCCAGGCGACCGGCCGATCCGCGCGTGATGGCGTTTTCGGCGCTGATCGCCAACGATGGCGCGCTGCCGCCACCCACGATCGATGCCGAGCGCGACGTTGCGCTGATCCAATATACGGGCGGCACCACTGGCGTGCCAAAGGGTGCGATGCTGACCCACGCGAACGTCGCGGCGAACGCGCGACAGGTGGCGCAGCTCGACCCCCATCCTGAGGAAGGCGACCGCATCCTTGGCGTACTGCCGCTGTTCCACGTCTTCGCCAACACCTGCGTGATGAACCGCACGATCGTCACCGGAGGCGAGATGGTGCTGCTGCCACGTTTCGAGGCAGGACAGGCGCTGGCGACGATCACGCGTACCAAGCCGACCTCATTGCCCGGCGTGCCGACGATGTACCAGGCGTTGCTCGACCATCCGAAGCTGGCGCAGACGGAGTTCGCGTCACTGCGCGTGTGCATCTCGGGCGGGGCACCGCTGAACGCTGAGCTGAAGGTGAAGTGGGAGGCCGCAACTCATTCGACGTTGATCGAAGGCTATGGCTTGTCGGAAAGCACCGGGGTGCTGACCACCAACCCGTATGAGGGCGGGCAGAAGTCCGGCACGATCGGGCAGCCGCTGCCCGCGACGCGGATCCGGCTGGTCGACAAGGAAGATCCGACGCGCCCCGCCCCCGTTGGCGAGCCGGGCGAGATCGTCGCACTGGGGCCGCAGGTGATGGCGGGATACTGGAACCGGCCTGATGCCGACGACACCACCTTCGCGCTGGATGCGGAGGGGCGACGCTGGCTGCGTACCGGCGATGTCGGGACGGTGGATGCCGACGGCTTCATCGCGATCGTCGACCGCCTGAAGGACATGATCTCGGTCGGCGGGTTCAAGGTGTTCCCGAGCCAGATCGAGGCGATCCTCTATCACCATCCCGCTGTACGCGAGGCATTGGTTATCGGCCTGCCCGACACCTATCGCGGCGAAGTACCGCGCGCCTATGTGACGCTGAACGAGGGTACGGAGGCGGACGGTGCGGCATTGGCGGCATGGCTGAACCCGCAGCTCGGCAAGCACGAGCGCGTCGATCGCGTGGTGGTGCGCGCGGCGATACCGAAGACGATGATCGGAAAGCTGAGCCGCAAGGACCTGATCGTCGAGGTTAAGGCCGAGATGGAGAACCCGCCGATCACGCCTGCGTAA